From a region of the Mercurialis annua linkage group LG1-X, ddMerAnnu1.2, whole genome shotgun sequence genome:
- the LOC126688191 gene encoding calcium-transporting ATPase 1-like, giving the protein MENYLNENFGDVKPKNSSEEALQRWRKLCWLVKNPKRRFRFTANLSKRFEAHAIRRSNQEKLRIAVLVSKAALQFIHCLNLSSDYTVPEEVEAAGFKICADELASVVEGHDVKKLAIHGGVEGLAGKVSTSVADGISTSEDLLSKRKEIYGVNKFAESPPRGFWLFVWEALQDMTLMILGICALVSLIVGIIMEGWPKGAHDGLGIVASILLVVFVTATSDYRQSLQFKDLDKEKKKISVHVSRNGLRQKLSIYDLLPGDIVHLSIGDQVPADGLFISGFSLLINESSLTGECEPVHVNTANPFLLSGTKVQDGSCKMLVTTVGMRTQWGKLMATLSEGGDDETPLQVKLNGVATVIGKIGLFFAVVTFAVLVEGLFRRKIQEGSQWMWSGDDAMEMLEFFAVAVTIVVVAVPEGLPLAVTLSLAFAMKKMMNDKALVRHLAACETMGSATTICSDKTGTLTTNHMTVVKACVCGIIKEVGSSESANNFGSAMPDSAKRILLESIFYNTGGEVVTNKDKKIEILGSPTETALLELGLLLGGNFQEERGKLNIVKVEPFNSTKKRMGVVLELPGGGFRIHCKGASEIILAACDKFIDANGEVVPLDEASIDYLTNTIEQFASEALRTLCLAYLEIGSEFSAESPIPLKGYTCLGIVGIKDPVRPGVKESVAICRSAGIVVRMVTGDNLTTAKAIARECGILTDNGLAIEGPEFREKSEDELLELIPKIQVMARSSPMDKHTLVKHLRTTLGEVVAVTGDGTNDAPALHEADIGLAMGIAGTEVAKESADVIILDDNFSTIVTVAKWGRSVYINIQKFVQFQLTVNVVALVVNFSSACLTGTAPLTAVQLLWVNMIMDTLGALALATEPPNDDLMTRSPVGRKGNFISNVMWRNIMGQSFYQFVMIWYLQTRGKAFFHLDGPDSDLILNTLIFNSFVFCQAFNEISSREMEKINVFKGILKNYVFVTVLSCTVIFQIVIVEFLGTFANTSPLTWQQWFITIWLGFLGMPIAAAIKMIPVGSN; this is encoded by the exons ATGGAGAACTATTTGAATGAAAATTTCGGCGATGTGAAGCCGAAAAACTCATCGGAAGAAGCTTTACAGAGATGGAGAAAGCTGTGTTGGTTAGTTAAGAATCCGAAAAGAAGATTTCGTTTCACTGCTAATCTTTCTAAACGATTTGAAGCTCACGCTATCCGCCGCTCCAATCAG GAAAAGCTTAGAATTGCAGTGTTGGTTTCGAAAGCTGCTCTTCAGTTTATCCATT GTCTTAATTTGTCTAGTGATTACACCGTACCTGAAGAGGTTGAGGCTGctggttttaaaatttgtgcTGATGAACTGGCATCAGTTGTCGAAGGCCACGATGTGAAGAAACTGGCAATTCATGGTGGTGTGGAGGGTCTAGCTGGGAAGGTTTCCACATCAGTTGCTGATGGGATTTCTACTTCTGAGGACTTACTAAGTAAAAGGAAAGAAATCTATGGAGTTAATAAATTCGCTGAAAGCCCTCCTCGAGGTTTCTGGCTTTTTGTTTGGGAAGCTCTTCAAGATATGACTCTTATGATACTCGGTATTTGCGCCTTAGTTTCCCTTATTGTTGGCATAATTATGGAAGGATGGCCTAAGGGTGCCCATGATGGACTTGGAATTGTTGCAAGTATTCTGCTTGTTGTGTTCGTCACTGCTACGAGTGATTATAGGCAATCTTTGCAGTTCAAGGATTTGGacaaggagaagaagaagatatcAGTTCATGTTTCGAGAAATGGTTTGAGGCAGAAGCTCTCAATATATGACTTACTCCCCGGGGACATTGTTCATCTTTCCATTGGTGATCAGGTCCCTGCAGATGGACTCTTCATTTCAGGGTTTTCTTTGTTAATTAATGAATCCAGTCTAACAGGAGAGTGTGAACCTGTTCATGTGAATACTGCAAACCCTTTTCTCCTTTCCGGAACCAAAGTTCAGGATGGATCCTGCAAAATGCTCGTGACTACTGTTGGAATGAGAACACAGTGGGGTAAACTGATGGCTACTCTCAGTGAAGGAGGAGATGATGAGACCCCATTGCAGGTCAAACTGAATGGAGTAGCAACTGTCATTGGTAAAATAGGCCTATTTTTTGCTGTTGTGACATTTGCTGTCCTAGTGGAAGGATTATTCAGACGTAAGATTCAAGAAGGAAGCCAGTGGATGTGGTCTGGTGATGATGCTATGGAAATGTTGGAATTTTTTGCTGTTGCTGTTACAATTGTTGTGGTTGCAGTTCCTGAGGGGCTGCCCTTGGCTGTGACTCTAAGTCTTGCTTTTgccatgaagaagatgatgaatgACAAGGCACTTGTTCGCCATTTAGCAGCTTGCGAGACCATGGGGTCTGCCACGACTATCTGCAGTGACAAAACTGGGACGCTAACAACTAACCATATGACTGTTGTAAAAGCATGTGTTTGTGGGATAATCAAGGAAGTGGGCAGCTCTGAGAGTGCTAATAATTTTGGATCTGCAATGCCCGACTCTGCTAAGAGAATCCTGCTTGAATCTATTTTTTATAACACTGGAGGAGAAGTTGTTACAAACAAAGACAAGAAAATTGAGATACTAGGATCACCCACTGAAACTGCTCTTTTAGAACTGGGGCTTTTACTAGGAGGAAATTTCCAAGAAGAAAGAGGGAAGCTAAATATTGTTAAGGTTGAACCATTCAATTCTACAAAGAAGCGAATGGGTGTAGTTTTAGAGCTTCCCGGAGGAGGTTTCCGGATACACTGCAAGGGAGCCTCTGAAATAATTTTAGCTGCATGTGACAAATTTATAGATGCAAATGGTGAGGTTGTTCCCCTTGATGAAGCATCCATCGATTATTTAACGAATACCATTGAACAATTTGCTAGTGAAGCACTTCGAACTCTTTGCCTTGCTTACCTAGAAATTGGAAGTGAATTCTCTGCTGAAAGCCCTATTCCACTTAAGGGATATACTTGCTTAGGTATTGTGGGTATCAAAGATCCGGTGCGCCCTGGTGTCAAGGAGTCTGTTGCAATTTGTAGATCAGCTGGAATTGTTGTTCGGATGGTCACTGGAGATAACTTAACCACTGCAAAGGCTATTGCTAGAGAATGTGGCATTTTGACTGATAATGGACTAGCAATTGAAGGACCTGAATTCAGGGAGAAGAGTGAGGACGAGTTGCTTGAACTTATACCGAAAATTCAG GTAATGGCCCGATCTTCACCAATGGACAAACATACCCTAGTGAAGCACCTAAGAACAACTTTAGGGGAAGTTGTTGCAGTGACTGGTGATGGTACTAATGATGCTCCAGCACTTCATGAAGCAGACATTGGGTTAGCAATGGGCATTGCTGGTACTGAG GTGGCAAAAGAAAGTGCTGATGTCATAATTTTGGATGACAACTTCTCCACAATTGTGACTGTGGCAAAATGGGGACGTTCAGTTTACATAAACATTCAAAAATTTGTTCAGTTTCAACTCACAGTCAATGTTGTTGCCTTGGTTGTCAACTTTTCTTCAGCCTGTTTGACTG GAACTGCTCCCCTAACCGCTGTTCAACTTCTCTGGGTCAATATGATCATGGATACATTAGGAGCTCTAGCACTGGCAACAGAGCCTCCTAATGATGATTTAATGACTAGATCTCCAGTTGGCAGGAAAGGAAACTTTATCAGCAATGTGATGTGGAGAAATATTATGGGGCAGTCTTTTTATCAGTTTGTGATGATATGGTATCTTCAGACAAGAGGAAAAGCGTTCTTTCATCTCGATGGCCCAGATTCTGATTTAATACTTAACACTCTCATTTTCAACTCATTCGTCTTTTGTCAG GCTTTCAATGAGATCAGCTCCAGGGAGATGGAAAAGATTAATGTTTTCAAAGGCATATTGAAAAACTACGTATTTGTAACTGTACTGAGTTGCACTGTCATCTTCCAAATCGTAATTGTCGAGTTTCTGGGCACATTTGCAAACACATCTCCTCTCACTTGGCAGCAATGGTTCATCACCATTTGGCTTGGATTCCTCGGCATGCCAATTGCTGCAGCTATAAAGATGATACCAGTGGGATCAAACTGA